One segment of Sporichthyaceae bacterium DNA contains the following:
- a CDS encoding alpha/beta hydrolase, whose amino-acid sequence MSNGREGMIRWALRAGLVAGGAVATTMVGRRMARRPTISDPESVPLGSLHTEPLTVTTDDGVALCVEVEEADHDDPAAPTVVFLPGFCLSMDAFHFQRLDLSGAVRCVFYDQRGHGRSGRGPKEHATIEQLARDLRAVLEATVPTGPVVLIGHSLGGMVVMAYAAAYPEEIGSRIVGAALISTSPGKLAEMTLGLPAALVRGLRPFSPGVVGVVTNRPMLIKRGMGADRDVGLWVTRRLSFGSNDVPPEVVRFAGAILNTTPLDVFGEFFPEFDRHDKEAALSVFRSCPTLILAGSKDVLTPAEHSRGMAARLPEAEFTVLDGAGHLLILECPDHVNAALRRLLERARLSGGRPSTRRAAG is encoded by the coding sequence GTGAGCAACGGGCGCGAGGGGATGATCCGTTGGGCGCTGCGGGCCGGTTTGGTGGCCGGTGGCGCGGTCGCCACCACGATGGTCGGGCGGCGCATGGCGCGCCGTCCCACGATCAGCGATCCCGAGTCGGTGCCCCTGGGGTCGCTGCACACCGAGCCGCTGACCGTCACCACCGATGACGGGGTGGCGTTGTGCGTGGAGGTCGAGGAGGCCGACCACGACGATCCGGCCGCGCCAACCGTGGTGTTCCTGCCGGGCTTCTGCCTGAGCATGGACGCATTCCATTTCCAACGGTTGGACCTGAGCGGCGCAGTGCGTTGCGTGTTCTACGACCAGCGCGGTCATGGGCGCTCCGGGCGCGGGCCGAAGGAACACGCCACCATCGAGCAGTTGGCACGCGACCTGCGTGCGGTCCTTGAGGCCACGGTGCCCACCGGTCCGGTGGTGCTGATCGGTCACTCGCTGGGCGGCATGGTGGTGATGGCCTACGCGGCCGCCTATCCGGAGGAGATCGGGAGCCGGATCGTGGGTGCGGCGCTGATCTCCACCTCGCCGGGCAAGCTCGCAGAGATGACGCTCGGCCTGCCCGCCGCGCTGGTGCGTGGGCTGCGGCCGTTCTCGCCGGGGGTGGTCGGTGTGGTGACCAACCGGCCGATGTTGATCAAGCGCGGCATGGGTGCCGATCGCGACGTCGGCCTGTGGGTGACCCGTCGGCTTTCCTTCGGCAGCAACGACGTGCCGCCGGAGGTCGTCCGGTTCGCCGGAGCAATTCTGAACACCACGCCGCTGGATGTGTTCGGCGAGTTCTTCCCCGAGTTCGACCGGCACGACAAGGAGGCCGCGCTGTCGGTGTTCCGGTCCTGCCCGACGTTGATCCTGGCGGGCAGCAAGGACGTGCTGACGCCGGCCGAGCACAGTCGCGGGATGGCCGCGCGGCTGCCCGAGGCGGAGTTCACCGTGTTGGACGGCGCCGGGCACCTGCTGATCCTGGAGTGCCCGGACCACGTC
- the glmS gene encoding glutamine--fructose-6-phosphate transaminase (isomerizing) — MCGIVGYVGGGAALDVVLGGLKRLEYRGYDSAGVALVSDGELVIRRKAGKLANLVSLLEADPLGMANTAMGHTRWATHGGPTDRNAHPHRDASGKVAVIHNGIIENFAKLREALEARGVEMNSDTDTEVVAHLLGEVMAESDISLAEGLRRVCLMLEGAFTLVAVHADMPDVVVGARRNSPLVVGRGNGENFLASDVAAFIAYTREAIELGQDQVVELRPDAVTVTNFDGTPASVREFHVDWDASAAEKGGYDYFMLKEIAEQPKAIADTLLGRMDVNGKLVLDEMRLSDEELRVIDKIIIVSCGTSFHAGLIAKYAIEHWTRIPCEVELASEFRYRDPILSWSTLVIAISQSGETADTLMAIRHAREQRSRVLAICNTNGSTIPRESDAVVYTHAGPEIAVASTKAFLTQIVACYVVGLYLAQVRGTKYGDEISAVMAQIAQLPAAVEKVLETVEPVRELARTLADKRSVLFLGRHVGYPVALEGALKLKELAYMHAEGFAAGELKHGPIALIEEGLPVVCIVPSPTARAMLHDKIVSNIQEVRARGAHTIVIADEGDETVVPYASTLIRVPQVSTLLQPIVTTVPLQVFACEMATVRGHDVDQPRNLAKSVTVE; from the coding sequence ATGTGCGGAATCGTGGGGTACGTCGGCGGGGGCGCCGCGTTGGACGTGGTGCTGGGCGGGCTCAAGCGCCTGGAATACCGCGGATACGACTCGGCCGGGGTCGCCCTGGTCAGCGACGGGGAGCTGGTGATCCGGCGCAAGGCCGGCAAGCTGGCCAATTTGGTGAGCCTGTTGGAGGCCGACCCGCTGGGCATGGCCAACACGGCCATGGGGCACACCCGCTGGGCCACCCACGGTGGACCGACCGACCGCAACGCCCACCCGCACCGGGACGCCAGCGGCAAGGTCGCGGTGATCCACAACGGGATCATCGAAAACTTCGCCAAGCTGCGCGAGGCGCTGGAGGCCCGCGGCGTCGAGATGAACTCCGACACCGACACCGAGGTGGTCGCTCACCTGCTCGGTGAGGTCATGGCCGAGTCCGACATCTCGCTGGCCGAGGGCCTGCGTCGGGTGTGCTTGATGCTGGAGGGCGCGTTCACCCTCGTCGCCGTGCACGCCGACATGCCCGACGTGGTGGTCGGTGCGCGGCGCAACTCGCCGCTGGTGGTGGGTCGCGGCAACGGAGAGAACTTCCTCGCCTCCGACGTGGCCGCGTTCATCGCCTACACCCGCGAGGCCATCGAACTGGGCCAGGACCAGGTGGTGGAGCTGCGTCCGGATGCGGTCACCGTCACCAACTTCGACGGTACGCCCGCGTCGGTGCGTGAGTTCCACGTCGACTGGGACGCCTCGGCCGCCGAGAAGGGCGGCTACGACTACTTCATGCTCAAGGAGATCGCCGAGCAGCCCAAGGCGATCGCGGACACCCTGCTCGGCCGGATGGACGTCAACGGCAAGTTGGTGCTGGACGAGATGCGGCTGTCGGATGAGGAACTGCGCGTCATCGACAAGATCATCATCGTGTCCTGCGGGACCTCCTTCCACGCCGGGCTGATCGCCAAGTACGCCATCGAGCACTGGACCCGCATCCCCTGCGAGGTCGAGCTCGCCAGCGAGTTCCGCTATCGGGACCCGATCCTGAGTTGGTCCACGCTGGTCATCGCCATCTCCCAGTCCGGCGAGACCGCGGACACCCTGATGGCCATCCGGCACGCGCGCGAGCAGCGGTCCCGGGTGCTGGCCATCTGCAACACCAACGGGTCCACGATCCCGCGCGAGTCCGACGCGGTCGTCTACACCCACGCCGGCCCGGAGATCGCGGTCGCCTCCACCAAGGCGTTCCTCACCCAGATCGTGGCCTGCTACGTGGTCGGGCTGTACCTGGCGCAGGTGCGCGGCACCAAGTACGGCGATGAGATCAGCGCGGTCATGGCGCAGATCGCCCAGCTGCCTGCCGCGGTGGAGAAGGTGCTGGAGACCGTCGAGCCGGTGCGCGAGTTGGCGCGCACGCTGGCCGACAAGCGCTCGGTGCTCTTCCTCGGCCGACACGTCGGCTACCCGGTGGCGTTGGAGGGCGCGCTCAAACTCAAGGAGCTCGCGTATATGCACGCCGAGGGTTTCGCCGCCGGTGAGCTCAAGCACGGCCCGATCGCGCTGATCGAGGAAGGCCTGCCGGTGGTGTGCATCGTGCCCTCGCCGACCGCGCGGGCGATGCTGCACGACAAGATCGTGTCCAACATCCAGGAGGTGCGCGCCCGCGGTGCGCACACCATTGTGATCGCGGACGAGGGCGACGAGACCGTGGTGCCCTACGCCAGCACGCTGATCCGGGTGCCGCAGGTATCCACGCTGCTGCAGCCGATCGTGACCACGGTGCCGCTGCAGGTGTTCGCCTGCGAGATGGCCACGGTGCGTGGCCACGACGTCGACCAACCGCGCAACCTGGCGAAGTCCGTCACCGTCGAGTAA
- a CDS encoding NAD(P)H-hydrate dehydratase — translation MKHAHGVAEVRAAEAAAMAGLPDGALMDRAATGLATVCLGLLGRAYGARVVLLVGSGDNGGDALYAGARLAGRGVGVDALLLNPERVHTAGLAALVRAGGRVTIDAAVLDRADLVVDGIVGIGGSGGLRPAAADLVARAARGPGLMVAVDLPSGVDADSGEVRGPAVRADVTVTFGTWKPALLIDPGAGLAGATTCVDIGLGAHLPSPAMRSLQAADVAARLPVPGRSDDKYRRGVLGVVAGSPTYLGAAVLAVGGALAAGAGMVRFVGAAEVAGAVRARWPEVVVADGLPSAAGRVQAWVVGPGGGVDDAARAVLADVLGTDVPVLLDADALSLLTQRGELRRRAPTLLTPHAGELARLLGVERDAVQAQRLTHVRRAAAQYGATVLLKGSTTLIAGPAGEPVWVNGTGTGWLATAGSGDVLSGACGALLAAGSVADEAGALGAYLHGLAARLAAGTGAPITAAGIIDLLPAAWRSVAPEKDQ, via the coding sequence GTGAAGCACGCCCACGGCGTGGCCGAAGTCCGTGCCGCCGAGGCGGCGGCCATGGCCGGGTTGCCGGACGGGGCGCTGATGGACCGGGCCGCGACCGGCCTGGCCACGGTCTGCCTGGGCCTGCTCGGACGCGCCTACGGGGCGCGGGTGGTGCTGTTGGTGGGCAGCGGTGACAACGGCGGTGATGCCCTGTACGCCGGGGCCCGGCTGGCCGGTCGCGGCGTCGGGGTGGACGCGCTGCTGCTGAACCCGGAGCGGGTGCACACCGCCGGACTGGCCGCGCTGGTCCGGGCCGGGGGTCGGGTGACGATCGATGCCGCGGTGCTGGACCGCGCGGACCTGGTGGTGGACGGCATCGTCGGCATCGGCGGTTCGGGTGGGCTGCGCCCAGCCGCGGCGGACCTGGTCGCCCGTGCTGCGCGGGGCCCCGGTCTGATGGTCGCGGTCGACCTGCCCAGCGGGGTGGACGCGGACAGTGGTGAGGTGCGCGGGCCCGCGGTGCGCGCGGATGTCACGGTGACCTTCGGTACCTGGAAGCCCGCCTTGCTGATCGACCCCGGCGCCGGCCTGGCGGGCGCCACCACCTGCGTCGACATCGGCCTGGGCGCGCACCTGCCGTCGCCGGCGATGCGCTCGCTGCAGGCCGCGGACGTGGCCGCCCGGCTGCCCGTGCCCGGCCGTAGCGACGACAAGTACCGCCGTGGGGTGCTCGGCGTGGTCGCCGGGTCGCCCACCTATCTCGGTGCGGCGGTGCTCGCGGTCGGTGGCGCCTTGGCCGCCGGCGCGGGCATGGTGCGCTTCGTGGGGGCCGCCGAGGTGGCCGGGGCCGTGCGCGCCCGGTGGCCGGAAGTCGTGGTCGCCGACGGACTGCCCTCGGCGGCCGGCCGGGTGCAGGCCTGGGTGGTCGGTCCCGGCGGCGGCGTCGACGACGCGGCCCGCGCGGTGCTGGCGGACGTACTGGGCACCGACGTGCCCGTGCTGCTGGATGCCGACGCGCTCAGCCTGCTGACCCAGCGCGGCGAACTGCGCCGCCGGGCGCCGACCCTGCTCACTCCGCACGCGGGTGAACTGGCCCGGCTGCTGGGCGTCGAGCGGGACGCGGTGCAGGCGCAGCGCCTGACCCACGTGCGCCGGGCGGCGGCGCAGTACGGCGCCACCGTGCTGCTGAAGGGATCGACCACGCTGATCGCGGGCCCGGCCGGGGAACCGGTCTGGGTCAACGGCACCGGCACCGGCTGGCTGGCCACGGCTGGCAGTGGGGATGTGTTGTCCGGGGCGTGTGGGGCGTTGCTCGCGGCCGGATCAGTCGCCGATGAGGCGGGCGCGCTCGGCGCCTATCTGCACGGTTTGGCGGCTCGGCTGGCGGCGGGCACTGGGGCGCCGATCACGGCGGCCGGGATCATCGACCTACTGCCCGCGGCGTGGCGCTCGGTGGCGCCCGAGAAGGATCAGTAG
- the alr gene encoding alanine racemase gives MNARDRPEPTWRTRALVDLDSIRANVGSLRGHAPGAAVMAVVKADGYGHGMVPVARAALAGGAEWLGVAVLEEALRLRAAGVGGRVLCWLMAPGEDLTAALAADVDLSANAPWMVGRIAAAAEAVGRTARLHLKVDTGLGRGGAAAADWADLVAAAAKEQAADRVRVVGVWSHLACADEPGHPSVAAQVAAFRAALDTAGAGGLNPEVRHLSNSAGTVAVPEARFDLVRPGIAVYGFSPIPQLRSSADLGLRPAMTVSARLTNVKRVPAGHGVSYGLEYTTPRETTLGLVPIGYADGIPRTARNSGPLWAAGARRTIAGRVCMDQVVVDLGDAPARVGDEVVLFGPGDRGEPTAQEWADTVGTISYEIVTGIRGRIPLVYTGADA, from the coding sequence ATGAACGCCCGCGACCGCCCCGAGCCGACCTGGCGCACCCGGGCCCTGGTCGATCTCGACTCGATCCGGGCCAACGTGGGGTCGTTGCGCGGCCATGCCCCGGGGGCCGCGGTGATGGCCGTGGTCAAGGCCGACGGGTACGGACACGGCATGGTCCCGGTGGCCCGCGCGGCGTTGGCCGGCGGCGCGGAATGGCTCGGCGTGGCGGTGCTGGAGGAGGCGCTGCGACTACGTGCGGCCGGGGTCGGTGGGCGGGTGCTGTGTTGGCTGATGGCCCCGGGGGAGGACCTGACCGCGGCATTGGCCGCGGATGTCGACCTGTCCGCGAATGCCCCCTGGATGGTCGGGCGGATCGCCGCGGCGGCGGAGGCCGTCGGGCGCACCGCGCGCCTGCACCTGAAGGTGGACACCGGGTTGGGCCGGGGCGGCGCCGCCGCCGCGGACTGGGCGGATCTGGTGGCTGCCGCGGCCAAGGAGCAGGCGGCCGACCGGGTGCGCGTCGTGGGCGTGTGGTCGCACCTGGCCTGCGCCGATGAACCCGGCCATCCCAGCGTGGCCGCGCAGGTGGCGGCCTTCCGGGCGGCCTTGGACACCGCAGGCGCCGGTGGGCTGAACCCGGAGGTGCGGCACCTGTCGAACTCCGCGGGCACGGTGGCGGTCCCGGAGGCGCGCTTCGACCTGGTGCGGCCAGGCATCGCGGTCTACGGCTTCTCGCCGATCCCGCAACTGCGCAGCAGCGCCGACTTGGGCCTGCGCCCGGCGATGACGGTGAGTGCCCGGCTGACCAACGTCAAACGGGTGCCGGCCGGGCACGGCGTGTCCTACGGCCTGGAGTACACGACACCGCGGGAGACCACGCTGGGCCTGGTGCCCATCGGTTACGCCGACGGCATCCCGCGCACGGCGCGGAACTCCGGCCCACTGTGGGCGGCCGGAGCGCGGCGCACCATCGCTGGGCGGGTGTGCATGGATCAGGTGGTGGTGGACCTCGGCGACGCCCCGGCCAGAGTCGGCGACGAAGTGGTGCTGTTCGGCCCCGGCGACCGTGGTGAGCCCACCGCGCAGGAGTGGGCGGACACCGTCGGCACCATCAGCTACGAGATCGTCACCGGCATCCGCGGCAGAATCCCGCTCGTCTACACAGGGGCGGACGCGTGA
- a CDS encoding holo-ACP synthase, translating into MIVGVGIDVCDIRRFAESVARRPGLRLRLFTPAEQPFSIPSLAARFAAKEAVAKALGAPGNLSWQDAEVLRGPGGQPELTVRGTVLARAVELGVAGWHISLSHDAGIASAMVIAETRP; encoded by the coding sequence ATGATCGTGGGGGTCGGCATCGACGTCTGCGACATCCGGCGCTTCGCCGAGTCGGTCGCCCGTCGGCCCGGGCTGCGGTTGCGCTTGTTCACCCCCGCTGAGCAGCCGTTCAGCATCCCCTCGTTAGCCGCGCGGTTCGCGGCCAAGGAAGCGGTGGCCAAGGCGCTCGGGGCGCCCGGCAATCTGTCCTGGCAGGACGCCGAAGTGCTGCGCGGCCCCGGTGGTCAACCGGAACTGACCGTGCGTGGCACCGTGCTGGCCCGCGCCGTGGAACTCGGCGTGGCCGGCTGGCACATCTCGCTCAGCCACGACGCGGGTATCGCCTCGGCGATGGTCATCGCGGAGACCCGACCGTGA